One Dictyostelium discoideum AX4 chromosome 3 chromosome, whole genome shotgun sequence genomic region harbors:
- the abcD3 gene encoding ABC transporter D family protein yields MKKNNVNNITETLNSSSSSSSSSGSSSDEEVKSKLNFNQTDEMLKKIKENKFDWALFKRFIKIVIILYEKPVIPLLLFLLLFGSGVSQTYISKFTGILLSNIYGSLTSGDKFLFVSSLIKGCFAIGGSALFDAIIKFIVSIMAWNWRKTLCLYIQNVYFKKSLFYKILAFDDRIDNPDQRITSDIDNFTTLLSSIVSQCITGPMVVVYYTYLCYTTIDWYAPLIVYGYFFLGYFINKLVMSPMVSINYLQDKLEGDFRYLHQRIRNFSESIALYNLSKEKQQKKSTTSVDNLDYYDDDHHYHHHHDDGEESDEYTDKTKIINRKNKNSKNKRSALLKRSNKNIKNEELLVEEEQAKQQFEALLKNKKRVIFWQFGLNTTSDMFTFFSPLINYFIISIPVFFLSSKAALEPAQVTVQSYNCIMLASGFSQYINVSQSISDLSGYISRISTMIEVCKKVMGDTSLDIEITKLNEKDKTKSLPNSLIINNRDTSINTDFRHISLNEGESITLDDVTYFTPKGTQLYEKISICIKKGNNLLIMGPSGSGKSSLIRIINGLWPFFKGSINRPENEDMFFLPQQPYLIFGTLEEQILYPFSKKQKRIPKSIMRELFQRFDIDYLLDRERFIKKSAQVNDLTHNWLNQLSPGEQQLIAIIRLIYHKPKFALMDESTSSIPQSLEERVYSVAKELGITIISVGHRISLLKYHSTLLRFDKDKNWYLEDIINQNNQSNNINTINIDNNTNKIAEDSVFD; encoded by the exons atgaaaaaaaataatgttaataatataacaGAAACACTAAATAGTAGTAGCAGTAGTAgcagtagtagtggtagtagttcAGATGAAGAAGTAAAATCAAAActtaattttaatcaaacTGATGAAATgttaaagaaaattaaagaaaataaatttgattggGCATTATTTAAgagatttataaaaattgtgATAATATTATATGAAAAACCAGTgattccattattattatttttattattatttggtagtGGAGTTTCACAAACttatatttcaaaattcacaggtattttattatcaaacaTTTATGGATCATTAACAAGTGgagataaatttttattcgTATCATCATTGATTAAAGGTTGTTTTGCAATTGGTGGTAGTGCATTATTTGATgcaatcattaaattcatcGTTAGTATAATGGCATGGAATTGGAGGAAAACTTTATGTTTATACATTCAAAAtgtttatttcaaaaaatcattattctACAAGATATTAGCATTTGATGATAGAATTGATAATCCAGATCAACGTATAACATctgatattgataattttacaacactattatcatcaattgtaTCTCAATGTATCACTGGTCCAATGGTAGTGGTTTATTATACATATTTATGTTATACTACTATTGATTGGTATGCCCCGTTGATTGTTTATGGTTATTTCTTTTTAGGTTATTTCATCAATAAATTAGTAATGTCACCAATGgtatcaattaattatctTCAAGATAAATTAGAAGGTGATTTTAGATACCTTCATCAAAGAATTAGAAATTTCTCTGAATCAATTGCACTctataatttatcaaaagaaaagcaacaaaaaaaaagtaccACTAGTGTTGataatttggattattatgatgatgatcatcattatcatcatcatcacgaTGATGGTGAAGAATCTGATGAATACACTGATAAAACAAAGAttattaatagaaaaaataaaaattcaaaaaataaaagaagtgctttattaaaaagatcaaataaaaatataaaaaatgaagaatTATTAGTTGAGGAAGAACAAGCAAAACAACAGTTTGAagctttattaaaaaataaaaagagagTAATTTTTTGGCAATTTGGTTTAAAta caaCATCTGATATGTTTACATTTTTTAGTCCacttataaattattttataatatcaaTTCCAGTATTCTTTTTAAGTTCTAAAGCTGCATTAGAACCTGCCCAAGTAACAGTT caatcaTATAATTGTATTATGTTAGCAAGTGGATTTAGTCAATATATTAATGTTTCTCAAAGTATCTCAGATTTATCTGGTTATATATCACGTATTTCAACAATGATTGAAGTTTGTAAAAAAGTTATGGGTGATACTTCATTAGATATAGAGATCactaaattaaatgaaaaagataaaaccAAATCATTACCCAATTCtctaattattaataatagagaTACTTCTATTAATACTGATTTTAGACATATATCTTTAAATGAAGGTGAAAGTATTACATTGGACGATGTTACCTATTTTACTCCAAAAGGAACTCAATTATATGAAa aaatttcaatatgtattaaaaaaggaaataatttattaataatgggACCAAGTGGTTCAGgtaaatcatcattaattagaattattaatggATTATGGCCATTTTTTAAAGGTAGTATCAATAGACCAGAGAATGAAGATATGTTTTTcttaccacaacaaccatatttaatatttggtaCTTTAGAAGAACAAATTCTATATCCATTTagtaaaaaacaaaaaagaattCCAAAATCAATAATGAGAGAATTATTCCAAAGATTTGATATCGATTATTTATTAGATCGTGAAAGATTCATTAAAAAGAGTGCTCAAGTTAATGATCTCACTCATAATTggttaaatcaattatcacCAGGtgaacaacaattaattgcAATTATTAGATTAATCTATCATAAACCTAAATTCGCTTTAATGGATGAATCTACAAGTTCAATTCCTCAATCACTTGAAGAACGTGTTTATTCTGTTGCTAAAGAATTAGGAATAACCATCATTAGTGTTGGTCATCGTATTtcacttttaaaatatcattcAACTTTATTAAGatttgataaagataaaaattgGTATCTTGAAGATataattaatcaaaataatcaatcaaataatattaatactattaatattgataataatactaataaaatAGCTGAAGATTCtgtttttgattaa
- the abcD1 gene encoding ABC transporter D family protein: MKTTNVKNNNNNINNTDEEIKIKNNYNQNDERLKKIKENKFDWALFKRFINIIKILYAKPVIPLTLFLILFGNGFAQTYVSKFTGILLADIYASFTSGDKVFFLSSVLKAGFAIGGSALLAAIINFIVSIMAWNWRKTLCLYIQNVYFKKSLFYKILAFDDRIDNPDQRITSDIDNFTTLLASIVSQCITGPMVVVYYTYLCYTTIDWYAPLIVYGFFFLGYLINKLVMSPMVSINYLQDKLEGDFRSLHQRIRNFSESIALYSLSKEKQHPEKRFDNNDYDHGYESDDSDQSCDESTTIINRKKNKGSQYYKNKNSTSKKINDFIDKLSGDSNDQKEELLVEEEQAKIQFEALLKNKKRVIFWQLGLNTTSDLFTYLSPIANYFIIAIPVFFLNNKSVLQPGDVTVQSYNCIMLASGFSQYINVSQSISDLSGYISRISSMIEVCKKIMEDVSLDADITKLNEKVAQTHNNDAIINTGSSGNISLNNGDSITLDDVTYFTPKGNQLYSKISINVKRGNNLLIMGPSGSGKSSLIRIINGLWPFFKGSIDRPENGDMFFLPQQPYLIFGTLEEQILYPFSKKQKRIPKSIMRELFQRFEIDYLLDRERFIKKSAQVNDLTHNWLNQLSPGEQQLIAIIRLIYHKPKFALMDESTSSIPQSLEERVYYVAKELGITIISVGHRISLLKYHSTLLRFDKDKNWYLEDIINQNNQSNNINNNNNNNTNKIAEDSVFD; encoded by the exons agaaattaaaataaaaaataattataatcaaaatgatgaaagattaaaaaaaattaaagaaaataaatttgattggGCATTATTTAAgagatttataaatattataaaaattttatatgcTAAACCTGTGATTCcattaactttatttttaatattatttggtaatggATTTGCACAAACTTATGTTTCAAAGTTCACAGGTATTTTATTAGCAGATATTTATGCATCATTTACAAGTGgtgataaagtttttttcTTATCATCAGTTTTAAAAGCAGGTTTTGCAATTGGTGGTAGTGCATTGTTGGCTgcaatcattaatttcatcgTTAGTATAATGGCATGGAATTGGAGGAAAACTTTATGTTTATACATTCAAAAtgtttatttcaaaaaatcattattctACAAGATATTAGCATTTGATGATAGAATTGATAATCCAGATCAACGTATAACATctgatattgataatttcaCAACACTATTAGCGTCAATTGTATCTCAATGTATCACTGGTCCAATGGTAGTGGTTTATTATACATATTTATGTTATACTACAATCGATTGGTATGCTCCATTGATTGTTTATGGTTTCTTCTTTTTAGGTTATCtcattaataaattagtaaTGTCACCAATGgtatcaattaattatctTCAAGATAAATTAGAAGGTGATTTTAGGTCACTTCATCAAAGAATTAGAAATTTCTCTGAATCAATTGCACTCTATAGTTTATCAAAAGAAAAGCAACATCCTGAAAAGAGATTTGACAATAATGATTATGATCATGGATATGAATCTGATGATTCTGATCAATCTTGTGatgaatcaacaacaattataaatagaaaaaagaataaaggttctcaatattataaaaataaaaattcaacatcaaagaaaattaatgactttattgataaattatcagGTGATTCAAATGATCAAAAAGAAGAATTATTAGTTGAAGAAGAACAAGCtaaaattcaatttgaagctttattaaaaaataaaaaaagagtaaTTTTTTGGCAACTTGGTTTAAATA caaCATCTGATTTATTTACATACTTAAGTCCAATagcaaattattttattattgcaATACCagtattctttttaaataataaatctgtATTACAACCTGGTGATGTTACAGTT CAATCATATAATTGTATTATGTTGGCCAGTGGATTTAGTCAATATATTAATGTTTCTCAAAGTATTTCAGATTTATCTGGTTATATTTCACGTATTTCATCAATGATTGAAGtatgtaaaaaaattatggaAGATGTTTCTTTAGATGCTGATATCAccaaattaaatgaaaaggTAGCACAAACACACAATAATGATGCCATTATCAATACTGGCTCATCTGGTAAtatatctttaaataatggtgataGTATTACATTAGATGATGTTACTTATTTTACACCAAAAGGAAATCAATTATATTCta aaatttcaattaatgttaaaagaggaaataatttattaataatgggACCAAGTGGTTCAGgtaaatcatcattaattagaattattaatggATTATGGCCATTTTTTAAAGGTAGTATTGATAGACCAGAGAATGGTGATATGTTTTTcttaccacaacaaccatatttaatatttggtaCTTTAGAAGAACAAATTCTATATCCATTTagtaaaaaacaaaaaagaattCCAAAATCAATAATGAGAGAATTATTCCAaagatttgaaattgattatttattagatCGTGAAAGATTCATTAAAAAGAGTGCTCAAGTTAATGATCTCACTCATAATTggttaaatcaattatcacCAGGtgaacaacaattaattgcAATTATTAGATTAATCTATCATAAACCTAAATTCGCTTTAATGGATGAATCTACAAGTTCAATTCCTCAATCACTTGAAGAACGTGTTTACTATGTTGCAAAAGAATTAGGAATAACAATCATTAGTGTTGGTCATCGTATTtcacttttaaaatatcattcAACTTTATTAAGatttgataaagataaaaattgGTACCTTGAAGATATAATTAATCAAAAcaatcaatcaaataatattaataataataataataataatacaaataaaatagcTGAGGATTCTGTTTTTGATTGA